The DNA sequence CGTGATGTTGAGCGGCACATGGCCGATCAGTGGCACGCCGGCTTCGCGGCTTGCCTCGGCGATCCGGCGCAACGCATCCCACCCGACCCAGTTGTGGACTTTGAGAAAGTCGACGCCGTGCGCCAGCGTCTCGGCCAACTGGTCTTCGAGCGCCGAACCCGGGGTGAGGAAGCGTAGCCCGCTTCGACTTCCATCGAAGAGCTGTCCGCTCTGGAAGAGGCGAGGCAGCGCGGGCTCAGTGGTCATCCAGGCGCGGATGTCCCGAAGCGCCGCCAACGAGTTGCCGGTATCGCGGGCCCGCGTAACGCCATGGGCAAGCAGAGCTCGCAAGATCCATCGGGCGCGGACCGGCTCGTTCAGATGCACGTGCAGGTCTGAGAGGCCTGGGGTCAGCGTGAGACCGCGGGCATCGAGATGCTGCGCGCCAGCCCGTTCGGGGGCCGCCCCGCGACCCACGGCCGTAATCCGGTCTCCTTCGATCACGACCCAGCCATTGCGCCACGCCGGGGCCCCACTCCCGTCGATCACGGTGGCATTGCTGATGATCAGTGGGCCCTGCTGCGCAGCAAGTTGGGTGCAGAACCCAAGGAGCAACGTCAGGAGGATTGCCGCCGATCGGTAGCCCCAACCATGAGCTGCGCGGATCGAACAGTCGGCCGGTGATGTTATCATTAACGTAGTTTAGTTATAGTGAAGCCCGGACGTCCAGTCCATGCCAAACAGGAGACCACGATGGTCCGATCCGTTCCCATCTTCGCGCTGGCTTCGATCGTGGCCGCACCGGTCGCCGCTCAGACGCGGGCCATCGAATGGATCCAGACCCGCTTCGTCGAGCAGGGTGAACCGGTTCGTCTCGAGGTTGTGATCTACCGACCAGCGGGGCCGGGTCCGTTTCCGACGTTGGTTTTCAATCATGGATCAACCGGCAACGGTCGCGACACCACGCTCTTCCGGAACACCAGCGAGTACCCCTCGCTCGCCAACTACTTCAATCCGCGAGGTTGGATGGTGGTGGTGCCCCAGCGCCGGGGGCGGGGCCGCTCGGGCGGGCGCTACGGCGAAGGCGTTCGCTACGACGGCACGGGATACACCTGTGACGTGGGTCCGACGCTGGCGGGGTTCGAACGCGCCTTGGACGATCTCGATGAAGTGGTTCGCCACCTGGTGACCCGGCCTGACGTCGACACCACCCGGCTGCTGATCGGCGGACAGTCTCGGGGCGGCATTCTTTCCGTGGGCTATGCGGGAACGCGACCGGGGCGCTTCCACGGTGTGATCAACTTCGTCGGCGGCTGGATGAGCGATCGATGCCCCGAGATCGAGGCGATCAACACGGCGACGTTCCGGCGGGGCGCGACTTCAGGCGTGCCGGTCCTGTGGCTCTATGGCGAGCAGGACCCCTACTACAGTCTCCCGCACAGCCGTCGCAACTTCGATGCGTTTGTCGCAGCCGGCGGCATTGGTACCTGGCGGGAGTTCGCTCCCCGGCCCGAGACCAACGGCCATCAGATCCTCCGGACGCCGGAGCTCTGGGAGGCTGACGTGACTGCGTTGCTGGCCGATCTCGAGAAACGTCAACGGCGGAAGTGAGGCAGAAGCGCTCACCAAGGAGCTTCCCAGGCCGGAGCATTCCGAGCCGGCGGCCTGGTATGCAGCCTCGCCCCATCGAGTAACTCGACCCATACAACCTCCTTGCCGGGGTTCTGATTGCCGGTGCGCTCAGCTGCCTGGCTGCTTCTGCTCCAAGCCGGTAAAGTCATCGCCCGGCAACCAGAAGAAGATCTCGTTGCCGTCTTCGTCCCGGAGCCGAAGCGTCGGTCTCCCCCATTCGACCCGGTCGGTCTGGATCCCGTGGGCAATGAAGTGCTGGCGCACTGGCTCGCCCTGGTCGTCCTCGAGCCCGACGAAGACGCGCCCGTGGCCTGCTCGTGCGCGAGTTTGATCGCCCGTCTGATTGAGGATGAGTTCGAAGCCGAGCAGGCTCACCTGGAAGACGCCATCGTTGGAATCCCAGTCCAACGAAAAGCCCAGGCGCTCCGTATAGTATCGGCGCGATCGATCGGCGTCCGTAACGAAGAACACTGCCCTGGCGTACAAGTCAGCCATCGGCGCCTCCGCCCGTTCAGGTCGAGGTCTGAGAGCATCCACAATCTACGCCTTGGCATTCGGTTGGAGCAATCGATCTGCTTGAACGTTTACATTTTGCTGACACCCACACGTCACCAGCACTCTCAACGCGGTCTCACCGGACCGCGGTCATCGTGATTACCCGGGTCAGCGATCGCTGGCGCCTTTCAAGTAAGGAGATGGGGACAATGATGCGTCGAACCCTTCAGACGTTCGGATGGTTGCTTCTTGCGCTGGGCTCGAGCGCTCAGCTTGGCGCACAGGGACGCTTCGATCTCGAAAAAACCAAGACGATCGTCTCCGGTCTGGTCCAGAAGACGCTTGCGGAGAACGGGATTCCGTCGATGTCGATTGCGCTCGTCCGGGGCGACTCCATCGTCTGGGCTGCCGCGTTCGGCTACGCCAACGTCCGGACCAAGACACTCGCGACACCCGAGACGTACTACAGCACCGGGTCGTCGTTCAAGTCCGCCACGGCCACCGCGATCATGCAGCTTGTGGATCAAGGCAAGATCCGTCTCGACGATCCGATCAACCGCTATCTCGGCGATCATCGGGTCATGGATCGGATCCAAAGCGAAAAGCAGGTGACGTTTACTCACATCCTCTCGCACTGGTCCGGTCTTCGGGCCGGTGCGGAGACCAAGCCGATCTGGGGTCGGACCCTGCCGAAGACGCTCGAGGCGATGACCTCATCGCTCTATTCGATCCGGGCTCCGGAAGCCCGTTACGAGTACAACAACTTTGCCTACGGGATGGCTGGCCTCCTGGTCGAGAAGATCTCAGGCGTCGAGTACGAGAAGTACATCGTCGAGAACATCCTCAAGCCGATCGGCGTCACGACGCCGCACCCGGTGTACCCTTCGCCTGAGATGGTCGAGACCATGGCGCTGCCGTATAACGCGGGTGGCTCTCACGGTACGCCGCGTCCGGAGGTTCAGGTGCATTTCGACGTCTATCCGGCCGGCGACATCTATCTCACCGCCTCCGACATGGCCCGATTTCTCGGCGCGCACATCAACGGCGGCGTCTTCAACGGCAAGCGGATCCTGTCGGCCGAGTCGATCAAGGCAATGCATGAGCCGCGCTTCGGCAGCAACTATGGCTTTGGGTTTACGGTCACCAAGGACAGCGCAACCGGCAACACGCTGATTAACCATGGCGGAGCAATTCCCGGCCAACGCGCCTTCATGATCGGCGACGTCGATGCCAAGGTTGGCCTGTACTATATGACCAACTCGGACTTCCTCCCGGACAGCCCGACGCGCTACTCCGAGCTGGTCGAGGCGGCGTTGCGGTTGCTGCGCGGCCAGGACCCGCTGCCGCGAGCCGAGAAGAAGGAAATTGCGGTCGACGACCGGACCCTCAACCGCTACGTCGGTACGTACGAGCTGGAGAATGGAACGATCACGATCAGCCGGGTCGGCAGGGCGCTCGTCTTCCAGCAAGGCGAGAGCCTCGCTCGGCACGAGCTGCTCGCCGAGACGCCGACCCGGTTTTTCCGGCGCAACAGCAACGCCGTCGTCACCTTCGAAGGCGACGGCGGCGCAGTCGATCGCCTCGTCCTGGAGACCGGTAACCAGCGGCGTACGGCGATTCGGCGCAGGTAGCCCCGGTCGCCCCTCGTCAGATCCAGATCTGTCCGAGGACCCGCTGAAAGTTTGCGCCCAGAATGCCGAGGATCTGACCGTTCGTGTAGCCACGGCGGATCAGACCCTCGGTGACGTCGAACATCCGCTTCGGGTGGGCGATCTCGTCGATGTCGAGTTTCTCGCGAAATCGGTAGCTCGAGTCGTAGCTTGCCTTGGTCGCAGCCTGCTCAGCTGGCGAGAGGTCGTCATAGCCGTCGAGGTCGATGTCGCTGCCGATACCGACATGCTCCACCCCGATCATCCTGGCGATGTAGTCGATGTGGTCGAGGAAGTGCTCGATCGTCGTCGGCTCGCGGTCGGTCACGAAGTTGCGAACACCGGTCACGCCGAAAACGCTGCCGGCCTTGCCCACTGCGCGGATCACCTCGTCCGGTTTGCAGCGCGGGTGCCCCGCCGCAAGGTTCCGCACGTTCGAGTGGGTAACCAGGACAGGCTTGGTGGACACCTCGAACGCATCGAGCGTTGTCCGGTCGCCGCAGTGGGAGGTGTCGATGGCCATGCCGACCTTGTTCATCCGGGCGACGAGCTGGACCCCGAGCTCGCTGAGCCCAGGATCTCCACGGTCGGTCGCGCCGCTGCCGAACCAGGTGAGCGTGTTGTAGGTGAGCTGTGAGACCCTTTGCCCGTAACCGTAGAACTCGTCGACCGTCGCCAGCAGATCGCGGGGATCGAGACCCGGCTTGATGAAATGGTCCGAGTTCTGCGCGCCGAGCAGGATGCCGGTCTTGCCGGTTGCCTTGACGCGAGCGAGGTCGCCGGCGCTGTCGATCCGCAGAAACAGGTCCTCCCGCCCCGCAATCAAGGCGTTGTGACTCAGGAAGTACTTGAGCGCGTCGAGATACGCGTCCGGACCGCCCCAGCCTACGGCGGTATGGAAGACCGAGATGCCCGACGCCCGATACCGGGCGGCAACCTCGGCTGAAAGGGATTCTGGCTGCCTGGCCCACGCCGCCCAGGTCGATCGCCGGATGGTGAGCGGACTCAGCATGTCGATCACCAGGGCCTGTCGCATCAGGTCGAGGCAACGGACGGAGTAGCTCTGCCCTCCGAATCGGGTGAACCTGCCCCGGAGAATCCAAGGCCCAGCGGTTGAGGCGCCAACCGCACAGAGAAACGCGCGCCTGGTGGTCATCGAGCCCTCCCACGTCGTGGTCCTGCTGGTGCAACCATGCGTAGCGCGAGCGTTGCGTAGAGACCAGCAACGCGTTCGACCTGAGGCTTGCCGCGCAGTGTGAACCAGGCCGGGGTGAACTCGCCGAGCGCAATGATTCCCATAGCGGTGACCATTCGGTCCTCGATGTGGAACTCCCCCGTCGCGAGACCGCGCTCCAGGATGGCGTCGAGTCGTCCGCGGAACCGTTGTCGCAGCGCGGTAATTCTTGCCTGCTGGCTCCGCGAGAGGGCCGCGTACATCGTGCTCGTCCCGAGGAACATCGCGTTGTAGACCCGCGCCCCGGCCACACCCTCGAGCTGAAATCGGGTATGCTCCCGCACGAATGCCGTCAGCTCCTCGGTGGCCGTTGCCGCGGTGAGGCTCTCGATTCGGCTCACGATCCGAGCCAGGTTCGATTCGATCACCTCGAAAAGGAGATCCTGTTTCGAGTCATAGTAGTAGTAGAGGGCAGGGGCGGTCATTCCGATGCTGGCCGCCACGTCCTGCATCGTGGCGGCTTCATAGCCGCGCTCGGCAAAGAGCGCGACCGCCGCATCGAGAATCCGGGCCACGACGGTTTCGCGCGGCGGGCGGCGAAGGGTAACGGCGCGGGGCATGGGCTCGCTTGACAGGGAGTAATGTTGAACCTTCATTCAATGATAAGTGAATGACTATTCAACGGCAATTCGCGAGACTTACATGCGCCTTCGTTCGCTGGCGGCCCTTGGCCTGACATTGCTCTTCGGGTCCGGTACCACGTTTGCCCAGGGGGCAGGGCGGGAGCGGGCGCCGTTTGCCGGGTTCGATCAGTATGCTGCGTCCACGATGCGGACGTGGCAGGTGCCGGGGATGGCGGTCGCCGTCGTGCGGGGAGACTCGATCGTGTTGGCGAAGGGATACGGCGTCCGCACGCTTGGCGGGACCGATTCGGTCGGGGTCAGGACGCTCTTTGCCATCGGCTCGACCACCAAGGCCATGACCGGAGCCGCGCTGGCGATGCTGGCGGATGACGGCGTGCTCCGATTCGGGCAGCGGGTGACAGACTACCTGCCTGAGTTTCGGGTCGCCGATCCCTGGGTCACCCGCGAGCTCACCGTAGCCGACCTGCTGCTCCATCGCAGCGGTGTCGCGCGGGCCGACGGATTGTTCTACGGCACGACGCGGTCGCGAGACGAACTGGTCCGAGCCCTCGGGAACGTGCCGATGGCTCGAAGTTTCCGAAGCGAGTTCGAGTACCATAACCTGATGTACGTTGTGGCGGGCGAGGTCATCGCGAGGGTCTCCGGCACGTCCTACGATGACTTCCTGCGTCGCAGGCTGCTCGACCCGTTAGGCATGCGGGAGGCCACCCTGTCTGTCCGAGACCTCGTGGGTCGCCCGGATGTGGCCACGCCACACGCCGTCGTCGAGGGCGCCGTGCGGCCGGTACCGTGGCGAAACCTGGACGCGCCGGCCGCGTCCGGCGGGCTCAACGCCAATGTGATCGAGATGGCCTCATGGCTGCGGCTCTGGGTCAAAGGTGGCGTGGTGAATGGCCGCCGCCTTCTCAGCGAGGCCCGGGTGGCTGAGGCGTCCAGCCCGCACATCCTGATTCAGGACCCCGCCTTCGTGGCCCGGCTGATGGCGCAGGAATACCTCGGGTACGGCTACGGATGGTTCGTGACGATGCATCGTGGCCGGCGCTGGGTCACCCACGGGGGGCACATCGACGGAATGGCGGCGCTCGTGAGTTTCATGCCATCCGAGCGTCTCGGTGTCGTCATCCTGACGAACATGAATCAGGTGGACATCGGGGTGCCCCTGACCCGCTATCTGCTCGATCAGGCGCTCGGCCAGGCACCTCACGACTATTCCGCCGAGTACCGCGCTGCGGAGCTGGCATTCG is a window from the Gemmatimonadales bacterium genome containing:
- a CDS encoding serine hydrolase: MMRRTLQTFGWLLLALGSSAQLGAQGRFDLEKTKTIVSGLVQKTLAENGIPSMSIALVRGDSIVWAAAFGYANVRTKTLATPETYYSTGSSFKSATATAIMQLVDQGKIRLDDPINRYLGDHRVMDRIQSEKQVTFTHILSHWSGLRAGAETKPIWGRTLPKTLEAMTSSLYSIRAPEARYEYNNFAYGMAGLLVEKISGVEYEKYIVENILKPIGVTTPHPVYPSPEMVETMALPYNAGGSHGTPRPEVQVHFDVYPAGDIYLTASDMARFLGAHINGGVFNGKRILSAESIKAMHEPRFGSNYGFGFTVTKDSATGNTLINHGGAIPGQRAFMIGDVDAKVGLYYMTNSDFLPDSPTRYSELVEAALRLLRGQDPLPRAEKKEIAVDDRTLNRYVGTYELENGTITISRVGRALVFQQGESLARHELLAETPTRFFRRNSNAVVTFEGDGGAVDRLVLETGNQRRTAIRRR
- a CDS encoding VOC family protein — protein: MADLYARAVFFVTDADRSRRYYTERLGFSLDWDSNDGVFQVSLLGFELILNQTGDQTRARAGHGRVFVGLEDDQGEPVRQHFIAHGIQTDRVEWGRPTLRLRDEDGNEIFFWLPGDDFTGLEQKQPGS
- a CDS encoding membrane dipeptidase, which translates into the protein MTTRRAFLCAVGASTAGPWILRGRFTRFGGQSYSVRCLDLMRQALVIDMLSPLTIRRSTWAAWARQPESLSAEVAARYRASGISVFHTAVGWGGPDAYLDALKYFLSHNALIAGREDLFLRIDSAGDLARVKATGKTGILLGAQNSDHFIKPGLDPRDLLATVDEFYGYGQRVSQLTYNTLTWFGSGATDRGDPGLSELGVQLVARMNKVGMAIDTSHCGDRTTLDAFEVSTKPVLVTHSNVRNLAAGHPRCKPDEVIRAVGKAGSVFGVTGVRNFVTDREPTTIEHFLDHIDYIARMIGVEHVGIGSDIDLDGYDDLSPAEQAATKASYDSSYRFREKLDIDEIAHPKRMFDVTEGLIRRGYTNGQILGILGANFQRVLGQIWI
- a CDS encoding serine hydrolase — encoded protein: MRLRSLAALGLTLLFGSGTTFAQGAGRERAPFAGFDQYAASTMRTWQVPGMAVAVVRGDSIVLAKGYGVRTLGGTDSVGVRTLFAIGSTTKAMTGAALAMLADDGVLRFGQRVTDYLPEFRVADPWVTRELTVADLLLHRSGVARADGLFYGTTRSRDELVRALGNVPMARSFRSEFEYHNLMYVVAGEVIARVSGTSYDDFLRRRLLDPLGMREATLSVRDLVGRPDVATPHAVVEGAVRPVPWRNLDAPAASGGLNANVIEMASWLRLWVKGGVVNGRRLLSEARVAEASSPHILIQDPAFVARLMAQEYLGYGYGWFVTMHRGRRWVTHGGHIDGMAALVSFMPSERLGVVILTNMNQVDIGVPLTRYLLDQALGQAPHDYSAEYRAAELAFEAGSRSNPGVSRVEGTRPSLPESAYAGTYRNPIFGSIVIAASQAGGLTLQAEQGPTIRGPLEHWQFNTFTAKLEDIIFGRPRVNFQLGADGRPRSLTFSLVGDSEWIRQ
- a CDS encoding alpha/beta hydrolase, yielding MVRSVPIFALASIVAAPVAAQTRAIEWIQTRFVEQGEPVRLEVVIYRPAGPGPFPTLVFNHGSTGNGRDTTLFRNTSEYPSLANYFNPRGWMVVVPQRRGRGRSGGRYGEGVRYDGTGYTCDVGPTLAGFERALDDLDEVVRHLVTRPDVDTTRLLIGGQSRGGILSVGYAGTRPGRFHGVINFVGGWMSDRCPEIEAINTATFRRGATSGVPVLWLYGEQDPYYSLPHSRRNFDAFVAAGGIGTWREFAPRPETNGHQILRTPELWEADVTALLADLEKRQRRK
- a CDS encoding TetR family transcriptional regulator, which codes for MPRAVTLRRPPRETVVARILDAAVALFAERGYEAATMQDVAASIGMTAPALYYYYDSKQDLLFEVIESNLARIVSRIESLTAATATEELTAFVREHTRFQLEGVAGARVYNAMFLGTSTMYAALSRSQQARITALRQRFRGRLDAILERGLATGEFHIEDRMVTAMGIIALGEFTPAWFTLRGKPQVERVAGLYATLALRMVAPAGPRRGRAR